A portion of the Blastopirellula sediminis genome contains these proteins:
- a CDS encoding putative nucleotide-diphospho-sugar transferase gives MNRKAIVTVVTRNYLHFALALADSAKRHHDDLDVLICLADRAPVNITSVTQDVELFYADELEIPDWKRFSFQYTPFELSCALKPYAMNYVLEKGYDEIIYLDSDMRIYDRLEEVFASLAESSILLTPHLLSPFPEDGKSPGENLFLAAGTFNGGFVAVRNDATAKRFVAWWSDRMKTHGHKDLAASNDCDQKWLSLVPGLFENVKALRNPGYNTGHWTLHQYEFSTDASGKPTIGGNPIVLFHFSNFSPSKPDEFSRCQNRFPGDAFPALDALVADYHAAVAEKNGLQCDQWGCAFAHVNDGSKIHPGWREAIRRNFPLFENVVDPFDVLSNPQVLAKFRSVEAKSYKWRSDWRLNPAMVYPTPATKPMKNKFKSFLYKIGLRKKAA, from the coding sequence ATGAATCGCAAAGCGATAGTCACGGTCGTTACCCGAAATTACCTTCATTTCGCGCTTGCGCTGGCTGATTCCGCCAAGCGTCATCATGACGACCTGGACGTTCTCATTTGCCTGGCCGATCGCGCGCCGGTCAACATTACGAGCGTCACGCAAGACGTCGAACTGTTTTACGCGGATGAGCTGGAGATTCCCGACTGGAAGCGGTTCTCCTTTCAATACACTCCCTTCGAGCTATCGTGCGCGCTCAAGCCGTACGCGATGAACTATGTATTGGAAAAGGGGTATGACGAAATCATCTACCTCGATTCCGACATGCGGATCTACGATCGCTTGGAGGAGGTATTCGCCAGCCTTGCTGAGAGTTCGATCTTACTCACGCCCCATCTGTTGAGCCCCTTTCCCGAAGATGGAAAGTCGCCAGGCGAAAACCTGTTTCTGGCGGCCGGGACCTTCAACGGCGGATTTGTCGCCGTGCGCAACGACGCGACCGCCAAACGATTCGTCGCCTGGTGGAGCGATCGGATGAAGACGCACGGGCACAAAGATCTGGCCGCTTCGAACGACTGCGACCAGAAATGGCTGAGCCTGGTTCCGGGGCTATTCGAGAACGTCAAGGCGCTGCGAAACCCGGGCTACAACACGGGACACTGGACGTTGCATCAGTACGAGTTCTCGACCGATGCGAGCGGCAAACCGACGATCGGCGGAAACCCGATCGTGCTGTTCCATTTCAGCAATTTTAGTCCCAGCAAACCGGACGAATTCTCCCGTTGCCAAAATCGTTTTCCTGGCGATGCGTTTCCGGCGCTCGACGCGCTGGTCGCGGACTATCACGCCGCTGTCGCTGAAAAGAACGGTTTGCAGTGCGATCAGTGGGGCTGCGCTTTCGCCCATGTGAACGACGGATCGAAAATTCACCCCGGCTGGCGTGAAGCGATTCGGCGGAACTTTCCCCTGTTTGAAAATGTCGTCGATCCTTTCGATGTGCTCTCCAATCCGCAGGTGCTGGCCAAGTTCCGCTCGGTCGAGGCCAAGTCTTACAAGTGGCGCAGCGATTGGCGACTGAACCCGGCGATGGTTTATCCGACCCCCGCCACGAAGCCCATGAAGAACAAGTTCAAAAGTTTCCTGTACAAGATCGGACTGAGAAAGAAGGCCGCCTAA